The genomic stretch ACCGCTGAGGACTATCACAAACCCAGCGATGAAGTGAAACCCGATTGGGACTTGAGCGGGCTTCTGCAAGATGTGCAGTTATTGTTTGACGTGGGTTACCGCGTCGCCAATCAGGACTCGTACCCCGAATGGAAGCCAGGCACTGAGTTCAAAGCGAAACGCGAACAGATGCTCAAACAGGCGTCCGGCTCATAGCTGCAGTCTTGGCGTTGCTGGAATGACTGAGCTGCACAGCCTTCCGGTTGTGATGCCCAGCTCCGCTTCGCGACGAAGTGCGCTGCGGTTGGGCGACTGGAATTGGCCAGTCTTTCAATTGAGACATCCAGCGCCGATACGACCGCCCTATTGTGGGGGACGAATCCGCGGCACGAAACCTGGGGGGAACTCAGGTAGCGACGAGACGTAGACCGAGCCCGGATACTCTGCTTCAACATAGTAAACCAGCCGAGAGGTGTCGCCAGTCAAGCTCACCGTGTACGAACCGTCGCTTTGCCGACGCATTGGCTCACGTTCAAACGTGTAGGCTCGGTCACGTGAATAGATCAATTGCACTCTTCTGGCGCCAGCAACCAATGCCCCCGGAACGATGAACACGGTCTCATTCCCTTGCTGTCTGACGCTCAATTGCGGATCCGGCGGCAGCGGCTGACCGTCGCGCAGATGCCAGTCAAACCACGCTTGAGCGTTACCGAGAATGCGCTTTGAGGCATTGACCACATTGTTGTATGTGTCGTAGCGGCGCGATGAGTCAGCATAGTAGCCATGATCCCAGTCGTAGATGATCTCCAGTCGCTTTTCTGGCGCGCGCGTCGCCTCGTAGGTGGATCGCGTCGTAGTGATGGGAAAGAACTCATCTTGCGCGCCGTTGATCAACATAACAGGCGCGTGCTGGCGACCCACGTAATGAATGGGATCAAGGTATCGTTCAAACGCGAGCACAGGCGGCGACTCTGGCGTCAGTCCGGTTTCGCTCATGAGCAGGGAAACCCATGAACCAGCTTCCAATGAGCGACGGAAATCACCGGTGGCCATGATCGGATAAGCAGCCGCCAAACGGTCATCAACGCCGTTAGCGATCCAAGTCATCAAGCCGCCGGCTGAAATGCCGGTCATGCCGATCTTTTGCCGGTTCACGGCAGGCAGCGTCGTCAGGTAGGTCACCGCGCGCATGGCCGAATAGGCATATTGATACAACCAGCTTCGGCGAATGTCGGGAATCGTGTTCAACCAGTTCCGCCATTGCGAGGGCGCGCCGGTTGAACGGCCTTGACCAGGGCCGCTGAACGAAATGGTAACGGCTTTGAGCATCGCGGCCAGTGTTTTGGCGACCTCCTCATCAGCTTGATCGCCTGCGCCGTGCCCATAGACGAGCGCGGGCAACGTCCCCGGCGCGTGTCCCGTCGGAATGGCCACAAAGCCATGAATGCGGATCGGTCCCTGGCCAACGTCAATCGAATCGAAGGTCACCTCGATCACCTCCATCGAAACGCGGTTGATTCTGGCGCGCGTTGGTCCGGCGACGACAGCCGCGTTCAACGTCAGTGGATTCTTGATCTCGGCCATGTCCCAAATCTCGGTTGGGTCCGGTTCGTTCTGTGCAGCGACAGGCAGCGGCGGCCTGCTTGTTATTGAACTGAGGGACGCCACCAACCAGAACGCGATCAGCAACGCGACCCAGCAACGAGCGGGCTGCACAAACGAGAAAGACTTTTTGTATGACATCACAATTCCTCCAATGCGTCATCTGTTCGTGGGCTTCAGCAGTGTAGCACAGTCCAGGTGAAAATGTCCGATGAAAAAGCTGCGACGCCGTGATAAAATGCGGCCACGCCCGGTGATACAAAAACAGATGCGCTGTTTCACAGCAGTTCCGTTTGGAGGCAAAATCTTATGAGACGAATGAGTGTGATTGCCGTCGTTGTGAGTCTAATCATCATCTCGATTGCCGATGCCGCTCGGCGAACTTCCACTGGCGGGCGCCAACCGAGGCGTTTTCATGCTTACGTGACCAACACGGGGGATGACAGCGTCAGTGTGATTGATTTGAGCACGGGCGCGCCACTGGCCACACCGATCAGCGTCGGACCAAGCCCGTCAGCGCTCGCCATCAGTCCTGACCAGCAACGGGTGTTTGTCGCCAATGCGCAGACAAACACGGTGTCGGTGATTGACACTGAGACGCGCCGGGTGGTGGCAACAACTGTGCTCGGACAAGCCTCAGTGCGCGCCGTCGGCGTGACGGTCGGATTGGATGGGCAGCGCGCATTTGTGACTCATCCACGCGGCAACACAGTCTATACGGTCCACACGGCCAGCAATGCCAGAGATGATCTGTTTCCCATGTCCGGCCAACCATCGGGTCTGGCGTGGATCATGAAAGCTGGTCCGTTTCTCTACGTTTCGACGCCGGCAGACCGTGGTGTCACCTCGGTGGACTTGTTTGAAACGCGACGCAGTCGGCGGCTCATTCCAACAGGTCGTCAACCATGGAGCATCGTGGCCTCGCCCGATGGCCAACTGGTGTACGTCACCGACGTGGAGGAGTCGAAAGTGAGCGCGATTTCGACAGTGACAGACAGAGTTGTAAGCGTGTTTCCGGTGGGTCGAAGCCCTGACGGTCTAGCAATCACGCCTGATGGCAGGCGGCTCATCGTAGCCTCGTTGCAGGCGCCGCAGGCGCATATTCTGAATCCGCTCGATGGGAACGTGATGGCGGTTGTGCCAACCGGTTCATCCATGAGGACGAATCAACCGGGACTCAACCGGGTGGCTGTCTCGCCTGACGGACTTCATGCGGTGGTGGCTAACGAAGATGATGACACAATCACGGTCATTGATTTGAAAGCGATGGTTGTGCGCGCGACTGTGCCGGTCGTAGACCAGCCGACGGGCGTTGTTATTGTCGGTAAGGCAGCCGTGTGCGATCCGAGGCCGTCCGTGATGGATTTCGGTGATGTACCGTTGGCTCATGGCAGTGTTGAGCAGGTCCTGAGCCTGACCAATCGGGGCACAGAGACGCTTCAGCTCACACGACTAACGATAGACACGCCGGCGTTTCAGATTGACGGGACGGCGCGCTCGTTGGCGCCGCGCGAAACAGCGCGATTCATTGTTCGATTCGTTGCCAACGGCCTCGGTGAGCATCTGGCAACACTGCGGATTGAGGCCAACGATCCTGATCCAGACCGTTGCTTCGTTCGGCTGCGCGCTGTCCGGCGCGCGAGTTTGTCGAGTGGTCGAGGTCCGGCCATTGCCGGCGACGAGCATGCGTGCAGGTAGGATTTCGCTTATTCCGATTGGCAATGAACCTGATCAAGGTTCTCTTCCAAACAGACGAATTACGTCAGCGGCCAGACCCGATGTAGCAGGTTGATCGTTCTCGCTCAGCCGGGCATCCTCGCCCGAGCGCGAATGATGGTGTTGGCAACTCACCCATAGGATTGCGGTGAAAGCGGCTCAAGAACAGATGCGCTCCTACACCTACTGCGAATCTGCAGGCATGCCCGCAGGTGAATGCGTCACAAGCCCGCAGCGGTTAACTTTGACAGAGTCTCGTTCAATTGATAGACTAAAATATCGTCAGATGAGCGGAGGGTTACGTTAATTGGTAAACGACCGGTCTTGAAAACCGGCGCCCGCAAGGGCTTGTGGGTTCGAGTCCCTCACCCTCCGCCACACTTCACTGACAGCTTGCATGCCAGTTCGGCCATCCTGTTGAGAAAGCGAACATCCTCGGTCGCGCCCGAAATAGCCGATACGCGCGCGCTTCGTCTTGTTGGCCGTCCTGTTGAGAAAGCGAACGTTCTCGGTCGCGCGGGCGATGGCTGAGCGGCCACGAGAGGGCCGGCCTGATTTGACCGACACAAGCGAACAATGTACACTGATGATTCCATCATTATCGAACGAGGAGTTGTATTGGTTATGTCAAAAGATCATGAATCGAGCAAACTGACTTATTTTTTAATCGGCGCAGGCATTGGCGCTGTTGTGGCGCTTCTGTTTGCCCCCAAGTCGGGACGGGAGCTGCGTGAAGACATTGCTGATCGCACGCGCCGGGGCATGGACAAAGCCTCCGAGGCATATCAGGCCACGCGAGAACGCGCCCGCGAATTAGCCGCAGCCGGCCGGGAGAAAGCGGCGGAGGTGATTGAGCACGCCAAAGAAGCAGTGGCTGAACAGCGCAGCCGTCTGTCAGCGGCGGTTGATGCGGGCAAGCAAGCCTATCGGGAGGAAAAGAAAAAGCTGTTGGAAGCCGAAGAAAGCTAATCTGACGGAGACAGTCCCGTGTCCCAGGAAACTCAATTCCTCTTTGCTATGACGTTTGCTGTGCTCACCGTGATTTTGCTGGTGAGCATTCTGTTGGTATTGGCACGCATTGGTCGAGTGATGCAGCAATTGCAGGCTTCTATCTATGCCCTGCGTCAGCAGGCCGAACCTGTGCTGCAGGATGCTCGTCAGCTCACTCAGGAGACGCGGGCCAGTCTTTCGACCATCCTCGCCCATGCGCAACAGACTGTGGCAGCGGTCGGTAAGACGACTGAACAAATCGCCTGGATGGCGCATGAGCAAGCCATTGAGTTACGGGCGTTGGCGCAAGACACAGTTCTGGCCGTGCGCAATCAAGTCGAGCGACTGGATGATCTGGTGTCGCGCACGACCACGCGCGTTGATCAAACGGCGGCCATCGTGCAGGCCGAAGTGCTTCAGCCCGTCCATGAACTTCATTGCATCGTCGTCGGGATTCAACGCGCCCTGCAGGTGCTCATGGCGCGAAAGCGACGTGCTCTCGATCAAGTCTACCAAGACGAAGAGCTATTTATTTGAAGCGACCGTCAGCCACCACGTGGCGCACGGGGTGTCTCGGCATCGCCATCTGGGCGTGCAGTGTGGGCCTCTTTTTGTTGCTTTGATTTGCACAGTGAGATCATGACAACCGACACACCATTAGACCTCAAACAGACGATCAATCTACCGGCCAAACTCTTGCCGATGAAAGCGAATTTAATCCACGCTGAACCGGCGCGACTCGAACGCTGGAAACAGATGGGCCTTTATCATCTGATTCTACAGTCGC from Blastocatellia bacterium encodes the following:
- a CDS encoding acetylxylan esterase, with amino-acid sequence MSYKKSFSFVQPARCWVALLIAFWLVASLSSITSRPPLPVAAQNEPDPTEIWDMAEIKNPLTLNAAVVAGPTRARINRVSMEVIEVTFDSIDVGQGPIRIHGFVAIPTGHAPGTLPALVYGHGAGDQADEEVAKTLAAMLKAVTISFSGPGQGRSTGAPSQWRNWLNTIPDIRRSWLYQYAYSAMRAVTYLTTLPAVNRQKIGMTGISAGGLMTWIANGVDDRLAAAYPIMATGDFRRSLEAGSWVSLLMSETGLTPESPPVLAFERYLDPIHYVGRQHAPVMLINGAQDEFFPITTTRSTYEATRAPEKRLEIIYDWDHGYYADSSRRYDTYNNVVNASKRILGNAQAWFDWHLRDGQPLPPDPQLSVRQQGNETVFIVPGALVAGARRVQLIYSRDRAYTFEREPMRRQSDGSYTVSLTGDTSRLVYYVEAEYPGSVYVSSLPEFPPGFVPRIRPPQ
- a CDS encoding YtxH domain-containing protein, with product MSKDHESSKLTYFLIGAGIGAVVALLFAPKSGRELREDIADRTRRGMDKASEAYQATRERARELAAAGREKAAEVIEHAKEAVAEQRSRLSAAVDAGKQAYREEKKKLLEAEES